Genomic window (Hyalangium gracile):
CTCCAAGTCCTCCTCCGTATCCCGGCCCTTGAGGAGATCTGGCAGCACGCCATCAAGTTGATCATGAAGTACGATCTGACAGGAGCCTCGATGGTGCCCGACTGAGGAGGCACCCTGAGCGCAAATCGGATGCGATTCTACGAGTTGAGGGAGAACCGAGCGCCGGGCCACACAGGGGACATCCGTGCCGCATCCAAGTGGTTCCTCCCCGGAGCGAAGTGTCCGGGGTGCCGTGCGACATGGGCCAACGCGGCGGTGGCTTACCCCTGCGTCGACCTCTCACGCCATCCCCAGCAGGCGGCGTTCGTGGTGCCAAGGGCTGAGCCTCTTCATGAGTTCGAACGGCTGCGTGAGCTGATCCGCCCCTGGGCTCCTGAAGGAGCGCCTCTTCCTCCCGGAACGCGGTTCGGTCCCCTTGTCGGGAAGGCGTGGGGGCGCTTCGGCTCCTTCTTCTTCCAGAATCCCTGGACGCTGCTGGTGCGACGCGAGGCGATGGAGGCGCTGCAACAGGCCGGCCTTCGGGGGGTGGCGGGGCGTAAGCCCGAGCTGAGCTTTCGTCAAAAGAAAGAGCTGCCAGACCTGCTGGAGCTCCAGCTCATGCCCTGCGGATTGTTGCACGCGGACTGCCTGCGCCAACGTCCAGCGCCTCGGGATGGATGGAATCCTCTTCCACGAGCTACCGCTGCGCTGAGCGGCGAGACTTATGAAGCTCTATGCGTTCAAGGGGACGGAGCCACGTTTCACAGACAACCTGGGGAATGCAAAGCACGAGTGAGGGCTGCCCGGTGTACAGCCCTGTGCCGCGTGTCGCGCGGGAGGTGGGAGCATCGGGCTTCGGTATCCGTGCGTGGACTTCTCGCACCCCGCAGCACCCGGTGCCTGCCACCCCACCTGCCGCAGGCGAACACGCCGAAGTCGAACGTCCTGCTGAGCAACTCGGCCCAGTCCATTCGTGACGTCCCCTGCTTCGGGGTGCGCCCACCCCTGACTGCAAGCCTTGACGCGGGGCTTCTCCAAGAGCGGCAGGCTACTGGCCCGTGACGGTGACCGTTCCCAGGACGGGCGTGGGGGATGTCTGGCTCGGGCTCAACCAGAACGTGCTGGTGCCGCCCTTCGGCACGTAGGGCCAGACCGCGGTGAAGGTGTTTCCGCCATTGCACGCCCAGACCTGCTGAATACCGCCGCTGTTCTGGACCCACACGCACATGCCCGTGTGGCCGGAGCCGGAAAGATTGTACGAGATCGTGGTGCTGCCATTCTGGCCCTCGGGAACGGTCACCACCCTAGGCGATGCGGAGAGGGTGGGGGCCGTTCCCTGGCGCCCCGTCACGACGACCTGGGCGATGTTGGGCGAAGGCGAAGCGCTGCCTCCATTGCTGATCCACACGGTCGACGTCCCCCCCGCAGGCACATAGGGCCAGACCGAGCTATGGGCACCGCCACCGGAACAGCCCCAGAGCTGCGCGCCTCCACCCGAGTTCTGGATCCACACACATGGATTGCTGTAGTTGACCGTGTTCCAGTTGATCGTCGTGGAGCCCCACGACAGTCCATAGGGCACCGTCACGGTCTGCGGCGAAGCCGAGATGCTCGCGGATTGAGGGTAGCAATTCGTGTCCCCTGCAACGCAGGACACGTGCTGCATGACCGAGTCCGGGCCTGAACCCGGGCACGACGCGGGCAGGTTCATCTGAATCACCTGCCATCCTGGCGGGACACCCACCGCGGAGCAGTAGCGCAGGGTGCCTCCGACGGGGATGTCATGGTAGGACCGATAGGTGTATTGATTGAAGCACGCGCCGCCGGGCAGACAGATGCTGTAATAGCCGCTGGTATAGGGGTACGAGCAGGTCGGGACATTGGCCATCTGGACCACCGTCCATCCGTTGGGCGGCAGAGGGCCCTGCGCAGTCGCGCAGTTCGGCCCCGAGGTGGCGTTCGTGCCGATGCCGGACGTGTCAGCCTTCGGCAAGGCCAGGAACGGCAGGGTCGTCACATCCAATACGTCTGGCGCAGTCGTCCCGCCGCTCAGGGGGCGCAGCTCATGGGCTCCAGTGGGGGCCCGGTCGTCCCGTGCCAACCCTTCATCGCCCTCGGGGCTTGCCACGGCGGGGCCCGCCAGCAGGGATGCCAGCGAAAGGGCTGCGATCATCATTGCCTTCATCAGATGGGTTCCTTTGGAGTGCGAGGGACTCTTCCCCGGCAAGTCCAAGGAGACCCTGGCCCAACAAGGTATGCAGGGAGGACTTGTATTTCAGTTCGAGCGGAATTTACGGCCTGGGCCGGAAGAGCTGTCGTTGCGGCAATAACGGAGCCCCTCGCGCCGCCCCATGCGCCCGATGTGGCCGGGTCTCATCGAGCGGCAGGAGCTCGAGTACGTGCGGCACGGCAAGCATGTGTCACCCCTTCATGCGAGGAGGTGATCAGGTTGGAAGGCCGCCACGGTTTCTGCGCAGGTTCATTCGCTCGAACGACTCAATGCCCCGGCCTCGGCGGAGCACCCGCGGTGCTCTTTCGCCGGAGGCGTTGATCACAAGGTGGCGAGCTCAGGCTTGTGGCCGAGCGCGGCTTCGCACTCATGGGTCGTGGTGTAGTGGAGCCTGACCGACTGCCCCATGGGTTCGCCGGGCCAGCGAATGTTCGCGGAACGGACCTCGCCAACGTCGCCCCAATGGATGTGTATCTCTACCGCGAAGTCGTGGAGGCTGGTGTTCCGCGGATTGCGAACGAGATAGATGCCGATGAACTCGTTGCGCCGATCGTTGTCGTATTTGAGCTTGTAGCCGTGAACATCGGTGTTGTTCGCGAGCGCTTGGGTGATCCGATCCGCGTCATATCTGTCCATGGCCGCGATTATATCGGGAGGGGCTCGCGGGGGGGAATCGTTCGAGCGCCTCCGACAGTTCCTCGGCCATGGCCACATTCGTCCACAGCGCCCCCTCCGGAAGCTGCTCGCAGTCGTCCGACTTGAAGCGGTCAGCCCGTTCGGGCCCGCTGGCCATGTCGCGTGGGTGGAGACGGCACGGACTCGGGGCTGCGTGACGCGCTCACCCGGTGGTTCGGACCGCCCACGCTGGCGTTGCGCGGCTCGCACCCACGACAAAGCATCGTGCTCGACCGTGAGCCTCATCTGCCGGGTCGCCTCCGGGCCCCTGACGAAATCTCCCCTCCACCGCGCATCGCGCGGACGGGTCGGGCATCTGACCGGCGCACGAAGGTGCGGGATTCAACCCTGGAGGACAACGACATGAAGATTGGAATCATTGGCGCGGGCTTGATTGGCGGGACCCTGGCCCGGCGCTGGGTGCAGCTGGGGCATGAGGTGTCCATCGCGAACTCTCGCGGGCCGGAGACGCTCGTGGACCTGGCGAAGGAGACGGGCGCGAAGGCCGTCACCGTCCAGGAGGCGGCCAGGGCGCCCGACGTCATCGTGGTGACCATCCCCCAGAAGGCGGTGCCCGCGCTGCCCAAGGGCCTCTTCGCGAACACGCCCAAGGACGCGGTGATCATCGACACGGGCAATTACTACCCCGTGCGCGACGGCCAGATCCAGGCGCTCGACGACGGCCAGGTGGAGAGCGAGTGGGTCGCGTCGCTCATCGGCCGTCCGGTCATCAAGGTCTTCAACAACATCTTCTTCAAGAGCCTGGGCGAGAATGGCAAGCCCCAGGGCACGCCGGGGCGCATCGCGCTGCCGGTCGCGGGGGACTCGCCGGAGGCCAAGGCCAAGGTGCTCAAGCTGGTGGAGGAGCTGGGCTTCGACGCCATCGACGCCGGCAGCCTCGCCGACTCCTGGCGCCAGCAGCCCGGCACCCCCGTCTACACAGGGGACAAGGACGCCGCGGGCGTGAAGGCGGCCCTGGCCGAGGCCAAGCGCGAGCGCCTGCCGGAGTACCGTAAGGCCTCCAACCAATGGCTGAAGGACTTCCTCGCCAAGCAGGGCTGAGCGCTCCCGCCAACGGCTCGAGCGCCTCGTCGTCGAATGGCGCGGCGGGCGGCATTGCCCGCTGCCAGTTTCCCCCCAGGGCTGCGCGGTTTGTCCACCCGCGGCCCTTCTCGGCACCTGCGCTCCGGGCTCACCAGTACTTGAAGCTCAGGAACGTCGCGCCCCAGTCGCCGATGGCATCCACGGTCATGCACGCCAGCCGGCCGTTCTCCCCCAGCAGGGTCAGGGGCTTGCCCAGGTAGGGCAGGCAGCTGAGGAGGTTCTCGTACAGCGGAGAGCCTGCGTACGTCTCCGGCCAGTCCAGTGAATACAGCACGTAGATGCCCATCATCATCAGGCCGTAGCCGACGTTGGCGACCAGCGAGACTTGCTGCCACGCCGTGCCACTGACGAAGATGCCAGCAACCGTGAGGACGAAGGGGGCGATCTGCAGCGCCCAGATGACGTAGTCCTGCACCTGATCATTGCTCACGGGCACCGGGAACCCCAGCCCCTGCACCAGCAGGCTGAGGGTGGCATAGATGCCCACGGTGACGTTCGAGGGCGTCTCCTGCTGATCCATCAACATGTCGAGCACGGTGTACACGTAGTAGCTGAGCGTGTAGCCGATGTGCATCAGCTCGCTCCCGGCGTCGCCGAGCGCGGCAACCGCCGAGCCTCGGGCCTTGTGGATGATCGTCGCCGGGACCGCCACCAGCAGGGTGCAGACGTTGAGCAGCGACAGGTCATCGCCGGTGATGAGGCGGTAGAGCGCCGAGAAGAAGGACAGATCGATCGACTGCTTCAGCCACCCCACCACCGAGTCGAGCACCGCCTCGAGGAACCGCAGGAAGTCCTTCACCACGGCCGCGGCGAACCGCACCAGATCGACGACGAAATCCGCCATCAGTCCCAGGATGTCCTGGAAGCTCTTGGTCACGAACTCCTCCGGGTGCGTGAACAGGAGCTGGAAGTTCGAGACGAACCCGGACAGCTCTCCTGGCAGGTTCGCGAAGCTGGAGGTCAGGGCGGTAGTGGCCTGCTCGAGGAACCGCGGGAAGGCCGTGCCTACCGAGCCCCCCAGGGAGGGGAGCGCCCAGAGCGAGGTGACGTCGTTGAAGCGCTCCAGGATCCACTGCAACGGGGCATAGGCTCCGTCCGGTACGAGCGTGAGCGGGTTCGTGCCGCCCTGGGTCTGTGACTGGAGCGTCGTCGAGCCGATCTGGCCCAGGACGGACTTGAAGGCGTTGGCGATCTGGCCCTCCATCCGCTGAAAGAAGGTGTCCACGTCTCCCAGGCCGGCGGAGATCTGATTGCCGAGCCACGTCTGGAACGTGCTCACGTTGTCCAGGATGTAGGAGGCGAGCTTCCGCTGGGTCTCGATGATGTCCCGCCACTCGAACAGCCAGCAGAGCCACTCGATCACCTTCTCCAGGTCCTGGACGACCGTCTTGAGGAAGCCCACCACGACCGTGAAGGCGTCCTCGAGCGTCTGGACGGTGAGGTGGTAGACCTTCTTCATCTCATCGATGAACACCTCGATGGACGTCTCGACGAAGCCCTCGGCCCATTGCCAGGTGAGCGAGAGCACCTCGCCCGCCCCGTGGATGACGTCGCTGATGAAGTCACCGAAGGAGCCCAGCAGCCTCGAATCGCCAGGGCTCGCCGGGTTGCGTGGCGCCCGCGGCGCCGTATCGCTCAGCGGTGTGAAGGACAGGCCCGTGTCTCCCACGACCAGCGTCCAGTTCGGGATGTCCCCGGGGCTGAGGGGGCGCCCGGGAGCCGGTCCCGAGGCCACGTACGCCGTGTCCGGCATGGAGTCCGGGAAGGCCAGGTAGCGGGTCGCGTCGGCCCGCGGGCGGCTCGCCGCGCCGCGAGAGCTTCCACCGCCCAGGCTGTTCCGGATCGTCCTGGCGATCGTCTCCTGGCTCGACACGTTCTGGTACTTGCCCTTGAGCAGGGGGTTGCCCTGGAAGTCCTTGGCCTTGTCGGCGGCGAGATCCTCCGCCTGGACCTGGGAGAGCTTCGTCGTCACGCCCTGGCTCAGGTAGATGACGATGCTCTCCTGGGGCTGCATGAAGTTTCCCCAGAGGCTCAGGTTGGGGACGAGGAGCTCCGTGGTCCTCAACGAGATGCCCAGCTCTCCGGACGCATCGGTGACGAGCCAGGCGGCCTTGTCCACGTCCACCGCATAGTTCTGGCCCTTCACCGTGAGGGTGGCGGGGCCGCTGGCCGTCAGCTTCACGGGCTGGAAGGCGCGCGGGTTCTTCCGGACGTCCACCAGGCGGAGCTGGGCTCGGAAGGCGGGAGTCTTCGGCACGGGCTGGGAGCCCGAGGTGTCGTAGTCATCCGCCAGGGGCAGCGTCTGCACGAAGAACTCGTGAGTGATGCCGGAGAGGTTCACCGCGCCGAGGGTGTACGCTCCATCGCCGATGCACAGGAAGTACGTCACCCCGTTCTCGGTGGTGGGGCCGGGAGTGATGGTGCCCTGGCTGGTGTATTGAAAGCTCACGGCGTTGACGCCCGCGGCCACATCCACGGCATACAGCTTCGCCGCGTCCGTGGCGAAGTAGGCGGTGCCATCCGAGACCGCGACGTTGGTGACGATCCGCTCCCCCGGTGAGAAGAGCCAGAGCTGCGCTCCGGTGCTGGCATCCAGGGCGTAGAGGTTTCCGCCGTCGCTCGCGGTGTAGAGGGCTCCGTTCGCGTAGAAGGGTGCGGCGGTGAGGGGGCCCTCCATCACGGCCTCCCACTGGACCGTTCCGGTCGCGATGTCCAGGGACTTCAGCGAGCCGTCGCCGCAGGCGACGTAGACGGCTCCCGGTCCGACTCCGGGGTCCGCCGAGATCAGCGTCTGCCCGTTGTCCGGCTGGTACTGCCACTGAATCTGGCCTGTCTTGATGTCCAGCGCGTAGAGCACGGACGTCTGATCGTCCTCGCGCCAGGCCGAGACCAGCACGGTCTCGTCATAGACGATGGCCCGGGACATGCGCAGGCTCAGGCCGTTGGCGGGCAGCAGGAGCTTGCGCCAGACACGTGTGCCACTCCGCGAGTCCACGGCGTCGAAGAAGCCCTGCTCCTGGCCGAAGAGGAACATGCCCTGGGCGAAGAGGGGCGTGACCCGGATCGTCCCTCCCGAGGTGTACCCCCACAGGCGGTGTCCGTCCGTGGCGCTGAAGCCCTCGAGGAATCCCGCGAGGGTGCCCACGGCGATGACGCCATTGCCCACGGCCGGGTTGCCGGCGGAAGGAGAGTGGATGCCACTGTTCCACAGCTCCCGGGACGTCTGGGTGTCCAGGCAGTGGAGCGCGTTCTTCCCGTAGCTCGTATAGAGGAGCTTCCCCTGGAAGAGCACGGGAGACTGGGTGTTCCACACCGCCGGGACGTTCGTGCTCCACACCAGGGTGGGGTCGGAGTCCCGGGGAAGCGGGGAGGAGGCGGCGTTGGTCGAGGTCATGCACCCAGACTAGGAGTCCGACCGCCGCACGATCTTGTCCTGAAGCGCCAGGAGCTTTGTCCTCGCACGCCACGCGGAGTGCATCCAGCCCCGCGGGGTCTACCGAGCGCTTCGTCGAGGCGGTTCGCCAGCTGGACCTGGACGGAGTGTTCTTTCAGGCGCTGGAAGTGCGGTGAACCAAGGGTGTTCGCCTGCCCGTTTACCCTCTACACGGCTTCGATTGCCGCCGGCCGTATTTCCTCCAGAGTCGAGGGAACCTGCGCATGAGCGCATCCCCATCCTCTTCCCACTTCTCCCCAGTGGGCGCAGGGCGGCGCGGGTCCGTGTACGGTGGAATCTCCCGGCCGGTCGACTCCTTGTAGGCGCGAGCAGGGGCATACAGGAACGCCTCGAAGAAGACATCCTCGACCCCTGGAGCGTCGACTACGTCAGCGAGCGATTCCGCGTCCTCCAGCGCAGCTTCGAAGACGCTACGGCCCTGGGAGATGACCCATGCCCCTGAGGCATCCCCTCAAATAACCCCGAAGGCATGGCGGAAAAGAGGCTGCTGGCTGAGGAGTTGAGCGAATCGCTCGATGAGAGGGCGCAGACGGTGCTCAGGCATGTGGGGGATGGCTTGGTAGTACAGGCAGCCCTGGCGAAACAGGGAGTAGGTGCGGCGCTTATCGGTGTTGGCCTTGAGCTGACGCTCCATGCCCAGGCTCTCACCTGCGGCGCCCAGCAGCGTCAGCAGTGCACAGGCCAAGGCGCTGAGCAGCAGCAGTCTGTCTCTGCGCTCCGGCTCGGCGATGCGCACCTGGGACAGGCCCATGCCGAACCTCAGGTCCTTGATGTCCCGGAAGCTCTCTTCAATGCTGAATCTGCGGCTGTAAAGCGCCACCACTTCGGCCGCTGAGGCCAGGTGCAGGCTGGTAGCCAGGCACCACGGCTCCTTCATGCCCTTCTTCTTCACGCACACCACCGCGCCTACCTGCGTGCAGTCCGCAGTGACGAGGGCCTGGGGCAGTTTGCGCAGGTGGCCGGCTTTGGGCACCCAGTCTGCCGCCGTGCGCCGCTCGCCCTTGTCGCTGGTGACGGTAATGCACTGGCGGAAGCGCACCACGTACTCAAAGCCCACCTGCCCCAGCAGGGCGTAGAGCTTCTGGTCGGCGAAGCCCCGGTCCGCCACGAGCGTCACCCTCACCTCTGCAGGGATGAGCTCGCGCAGCCTGAGTACCACCGCATCTTCCACCTCGTTGCGCAGGCCCTTGAGGGTGGATTTCTGCACGCTCAGCCATACCAAGGGCGTAGGCCGTCCATGCTGGGTTATCAGCGAGGCCACCAGCGTCGTCTGGTCATCGGCCTCGAAGTCCGTCCAGTCCAGCGCCACCAGCGCTTCGCTACGCTGCCCCAGCACGTACGGCACCCAGAGCGAGAACAGCTTCCACACCGGTATGCCCGTGTTGGACAGCAACCGGTCCACCTGCTTTATCCCGTGCTTGCCCTGCGTGCCTCGAGCCATCGCCAGCGCTTGGCCGATGGCGTACACCGACAGGCTCGCCGCGTGGATGACGCCCAAGGTAGCCAGCGACAGCGACAGCACTCGCTTGGCGTGCAGATCCTCTTCGAAGAGGCTGGCGAGGAAGGTATGCACCTGCTGCTGGGTAATAGCGGAGGATGTCACCCGCCGAGTAGTAGGAATTCCACCCTACCTATCGCATCAAACGACCGGCGTGCCGCTTGCCTGCTTGCCCGCAAGATGAGGGGATGCCTCAGCCCATGCCCGAAAGTCCGTAAAGCCATCATCCGAGCAGCCCTCCGCGATGAGATACGCCGCGCCCCACAGGTCCCAATGGAACGCCGCATCCATCTGCGCGAGAAGGAAGTTCCGAAACTCCACGATCTCCTCAGGGGGGAGCGCGAGTAACAGCGCCCTGAGTTCCTCGAGCTGCTGCTCCATGTTCCCATCCACCTGGGTGGGTCGGAAGCTGCTCCGGGACGACATGACGATCCGCCAGAACTTCTCGCTATCCATGTGGGTATGCCTTCATGGGATAGGCCACCTATATCCCATCGCGCTGCTCAATCACTGGAAGCTCCCGGTTCAAGAGGCCTGGGACGAAGTCACCTGCCCAGTCCGTTGTGCCCCATAGGGCCTCGGCCTCTTTCTTCAGCTCTCGGAACTCCTCGGCGGAGATCTCGATTCTTGCTCGCACCACCTCGCCGCTCATGTAGGCCTTGTAGTGCTGCGATGACAGCAGTGACTCCTTTTGCTGGAGGATGAAGAGCCCCTGCTCATCCTCCAATATATAGGGCGCCATGACATACCTGGACATCTTTAGACCTCCATGGTGTACACCTTGGTGCTGTCCTGCTGAAGCAACCTCGCCCATTGATGTTGACTGTCCCCTCCCCATGAGGAGCCTTTCCTATATGCAGGGGAGGAGCGGAAGCGAGCGGCCGTACCTCACCGATGAGCCCTGACGACCGAACGCCCCAGGCACCACCGGGAATCCGTTGGTGGCCAAGTCTAACTCTCGGGCGATCGCTGTCGGCGCGGGCCGCACGCTGGCT
Coding sequences:
- a CDS encoding DUF4240 domain-containing protein, whose amino-acid sequence is MSQGRSVFEAALEDAESLADVVDAPGVEDVFFEAFLYAPARAYKESTGREIPPYTDPRRPAPTGEKWEEDGDALMRRFPRLWRKYGRRQSKPCRG
- a CDS encoding outer membrane protein assembly factor BamB family protein encodes the protein MTSTNAASSPLPRDSDPTLVWSTNVPAVWNTQSPVLFQGKLLYTSYGKNALHCLDTQTSRELWNSGIHSPSAGNPAVGNGVIAVGTLAGFLEGFSATDGHRLWGYTSGGTIRVTPLFAQGMFLFGQEQGFFDAVDSRSGTRVWRKLLLPANGLSLRMSRAIVYDETVLVSAWREDDQTSVLYALDIKTGQIQWQYQPDNGQTLISADPGVGPGAVYVACGDGSLKSLDIATGTVQWEAVMEGPLTAAPFYANGALYTASDGGNLYALDASTGAQLWLFSPGERIVTNVAVSDGTAYFATDAAKLYAVDVAAGVNAVSFQYTSQGTITPGPTTENGVTYFLCIGDGAYTLGAVNLSGITHEFFVQTLPLADDYDTSGSQPVPKTPAFRAQLRLVDVRKNPRAFQPVKLTASGPATLTVKGQNYAVDVDKAAWLVTDASGELGISLRTTELLVPNLSLWGNFMQPQESIVIYLSQGVTTKLSQVQAEDLAADKAKDFQGNPLLKGKYQNVSSQETIARTIRNSLGGGSSRGAASRPRADATRYLAFPDSMPDTAYVASGPAPGRPLSPGDIPNWTLVVGDTGLSFTPLSDTAPRAPRNPASPGDSRLLGSFGDFISDVIHGAGEVLSLTWQWAEGFVETSIEVFIDEMKKVYHLTVQTLEDAFTVVVGFLKTVVQDLEKVIEWLCWLFEWRDIIETQRKLASYILDNVSTFQTWLGNQISAGLGDVDTFFQRMEGQIANAFKSVLGQIGSTTLQSQTQGGTNPLTLVPDGAYAPLQWILERFNDVTSLWALPSLGGSVGTAFPRFLEQATTALTSSFANLPGELSGFVSNFQLLFTHPEEFVTKSFQDILGLMADFVVDLVRFAAAVVKDFLRFLEAVLDSVVGWLKQSIDLSFFSALYRLITGDDLSLLNVCTLLVAVPATIIHKARGSAVAALGDAGSELMHIGYTLSYYVYTVLDMLMDQQETPSNVTVGIYATLSLLVQGLGFPVPVSNDQVQDYVIWALQIAPFVLTVAGIFVSGTAWQQVSLVANVGYGLMMMGIYVLYSLDWPETYAGSPLYENLLSCLPYLGKPLTLLGENGRLACMTVDAIGDWGATFLSFKYW
- the sitI6 gene encoding SitI6 family double-CXXCG motif immunity protein, producing the protein MRFYELRENRAPGHTGDIRAASKWFLPGAKCPGCRATWANAAVAYPCVDLSRHPQQAAFVVPRAEPLHEFERLRELIRPWAPEGAPLPPGTRFGPLVGKAWGRFGSFFFQNPWTLLVRREAMEALQQAGLRGVAGRKPELSFRQKKELPDLLELQLMPCGLLHADCLRQRPAPRDGWNPLPRATAALSGETYEALCVQGDGATFHRQPGECKARVRAARCTALCRVSRGRWEHRASVSVRGLLAPRSTRCLPPHLPQANTPKSNVLLSNSAQSIRDVPCFGVRPPLTASLDAGLLQERQATGP
- a CDS encoding IS4 family transposase; translated protein: MTSSAITQQQVHTFLASLFEEDLHAKRVLSLSLATLGVIHAASLSVYAIGQALAMARGTQGKHGIKQVDRLLSNTGIPVWKLFSLWVPYVLGQRSEALVALDWTDFEADDQTTLVASLITQHGRPTPLVWLSVQKSTLKGLRNEVEDAVVLRLRELIPAEVRVTLVADRGFADQKLYALLGQVGFEYVVRFRQCITVTSDKGERRTAADWVPKAGHLRKLPQALVTADCTQVGAVVCVKKKGMKEPWCLATSLHLASAAEVVALYSRRFSIEESFRDIKDLRFGMGLSQVRIAEPERRDRLLLLSALACALLTLLGAAGESLGMERQLKANTDKRRTYSLFRQGCLYYQAIPHMPEHRLRPLIERFAQLLSQQPLFRHAFGVI
- a CDS encoding DUF4240 domain-containing protein, which codes for MDSEKFWRIVMSSRSSFRPTQVDGNMEQQLEELRALLLALPPEEIVEFRNFLLAQMDAAFHWDLWGAAYLIAEGCSDDGFTDFRAWAEASPHLAGKQASGTPVV
- a CDS encoding NADPH-dependent F420 reductase, whose amino-acid sequence is MRDSTLEDNDMKIGIIGAGLIGGTLARRWVQLGHEVSIANSRGPETLVDLAKETGAKAVTVQEAARAPDVIVVTIPQKAVPALPKGLFANTPKDAVIIDTGNYYPVRDGQIQALDDGQVESEWVASLIGRPVIKVFNNIFFKSLGENGKPQGTPGRIALPVAGDSPEAKAKVLKLVEELGFDAIDAGSLADSWRQQPGTPVYTGDKDAAGVKAALAEAKRERLPEYRKASNQWLKDFLAKQG